The Misgurnus anguillicaudatus chromosome 12, ASM2758022v2, whole genome shotgun sequence region GAGTAGGACGCAGTAACTTCAGGTTATCATTTTCACACCTGCACTTGACTATTAGGTGCTTTGACTGTTTCCGACTCCAGGCGTAAAACCATGCAGCAAAAACCTGTTGCGAATACCTTGACTGGTGGCTCATCAGACTGATATTTCACTAgcgtatatttttttatcagtatagCTGTCATGGCAAACTCTCCTAGAGTCTTAAgttactgatgtgtgaatgggataaaaaaaatgcaataacaaatatataaaaccAAGGGTCAAACAAATTATGGTAGAACTGATCATAGAACtaaaatctgtctgtctgtatgacACATGTctgtcatctgtctgtctgtatgccaATCTATCTGTCTACGTGTCTATCAACATGTCTGtctgctgtctgtctgtctattacaTATCTATCACatctatcaatctatctatcCCATgtatatctgcctgtctgtctgtctatatatctatctttCACTTGTCACTATGTCTATCATtggtctacctgtctgtctgtctgtctgtctgtctgtctgtccatctatcacatgtctgtctgtcattagtctgtctgtctgtctgtctgtctgtctatcacatgtctgtctatctatctatcacatgtctatctgtctgtctgtttgtttgtgtgtctgcctgtctatcacatgtctgtctgtctgtctgtctgtctgtctgtctgtctgtctgtctgtctatttatctatgtatctatctatatatctatgacctgtctgtttgtctatcatcagtctacctgtctgtctgcccatccatccatttatctatctatctatctatctatctatctatctatctatctatctatctatctatctatctatctatctatctatctatctatctatctatctatctatctatctatctatcaccTGCCTGTTTGTCTatcatctgtctatctgtctatcatcAGTCTAcctgtcggtctgtctgtctgtctatcgcatgtctatctgtctgtctgtctgtctgtctgtctgtctgtctgtctgtcacatgtctatctgtctgtctatctatctacctttctgtctgtctgtctgtctgtctgtctgtctatctatctatcacctgtctgtttgtctatcatCGGTCTACCTATCTGTCtgcccatccatccattcatctatctatctatcacctgtctgtttgtctatcatctgtctatttgtctatcattagtctacctgtctgtctgtctatctatcgcatgtctatctatctgtctgtctgtctgtctgtctgtctgtctgtctgtcacatgtctatctacctatctatctacctttctgtctgtctgtctgtctgtctgtctgtctgtctgtctgtctgtctgtctctccctatgtctatctatctatctatctatctatctatctatctatctatctatctatctatctatctatcacctgtctgtttgtctatcatcggtctacctgtctgtctgcccatccatccatccatccatccatccatccatccatccatccattcatctatctatctatctatctatctatctatctatctatctatctatctatctatctatctatctatctatctatcacctgtctgtttgtctatcacctgtctatttgtctatcatcagtctacctgtctgtctgtctgtctgtctgtcacaagtctatatctatctatgtgtgtctctgtctgtctgtctgtctgtctgtcatcggtctacctgtctgtctgcccatccatccatccattcatctatctatctatctatcacctgtttgtttgtctattatctgtctatttgtctatcATCAGTCTacctgtatgtctgtctgtcacatgtctatctatctatctgtctgtctgcctttttATCgcatgtctatctgtctgtctatctttctacctgtctgtatgtatgtctatctacctatctacctatctgtctatctatctatctatctttctttcttttacctgtctgtttgtctatcatcagtccacctgtctgtctgtctgcccatccctgtatccatccatctatctatcacctgtctgtttgtctgaaatctgtctgtctgtctatcatcaGTCTGCCTTTCTGcctttctgtctgtccgtccatccatccatccatccatctctctctctctctctctctctcactctctctctctctctctatctatgtctgtctgcctgtctctttctctctctctctctctctctctctctctctctctctctctctctctctctctctctctctctctctctctctctctttctttctccctCGACACAGTATATCAAAGTTCGAAGCGACTCAAAAAGTTTGTAACTCACCGGTTTGTATAATGCTGCTCATTTAATCAAATgcaccagcactgatagaaTAGACGTCCAGTTACAATAAATCCCATATATATCCCTTCTTTTGCatcgttattttttttatttgcggAGCAGAAGTTGAAGCGGTGCAGGCAAACTTTAATAAAGTGCTTGATTCCAGACAGCGGCTCTGGATGTCTATAGCGCGTCTGACCCAGACAGCTGGCAACCGGCCCAAGTCTATTATACTGGCcgataaaataaaaacagcagGCTCGCGAAACTGAAGACAAGACCAATGACAAGACAATCAATTGCACCAAGGGATTCTTTGTTTTTTGTGAGGTGTATTTCAACAGTGTTGCAGTTTGATATAAACTAGATACTACAGATTACTATTAAATGCAGAATATGTTGTATTGTCATGCATTGAAATCTCATTGAAAATCCACTGCCCAGACGACCCTTTTCTGTCTgaaatactgtataaaaaatgaTAGTTACCTTCTTCATCTTTTTGTTGAATTAATACAGACTGTAGAAATCTTCTGCATTTGAGACAGTCCACTTCAATGCATTCTTCAGCAAATCTCTTCTTTCGCTTCAAGCCATTCTCTCTCTCGTGCCAACAAATGTAGTTGTGTCCTTGTGCAGAAACAAAAGCCGCTTCTTCAAGAACTTACTGCATTATCAGTGCAACGAAAAcgagagaaagaaaaacaataaCTCCATGCACTCATCTccaaaatgtgaaaaagttgTTCAGTAAGTATGTGCGCCTCTGTAACTCAATTCATGTTTGACTTTTTTTGGCTTGTTGTTTGGTCTCGTGCTCAATGCTGGCTCCTTTGTTTTAGCACAGATTAATAATCATATTGGTGCGGTCTGTATGCAGAATTGCAGAGCTGATCAGAGAGTTGCACCCTTTAATACTGGACCCGGATCTGAGCCAACATTGAGACTCAAACACTGGCAGCCGCGCGCGAGAGACGGGGAGGTTCGAGGTGACGTCATTTGCAGATGTGCTTCGCGCTCGGATGGCCAGGTGAAAAGTGCACGTGAAAATCAGGTACTTTATGGGAGAATTCATCAATGAGTGATTAACTAACGTCGTTTTTAACTAGGAAATAtcataacaaaaaaatacattgtgaTAGTTTTTAACCCCATGAAAATATATAggtttttgttaaatatttatatggTGTCGTACTGCTATTTTTGCAATGAGATTTAGACAAATCGatcattgttttaaaatacataattaCAACATGTGTTGTATAATCAAATACAATGGTGCATAAAATTTTCTTTTTCAGaaagaaacaatgcatcagcaaagtatataaatatatgcgtTTCAATGTCGTTTTCAATAAGATTTATTTAGCAATAATATTAAAACGTACATTTGTCCAAAAGGATAAAAAAAAGATTACTGTGAAATGGACTAGTATTACATGAATTGACAGCTCAGTTTGACGTTTGCTCGCTGAAAAAGAATTGTTGTTTAGTTTGCTGCGACATCTTGTGGTGACTAAGTGCCAATGCACTGAATACTAAGTTAGTAGCGTTTGATCCATGCCAAAAACCTTTACTAATACAAGTCTATAAATTATTATGCAGTGCATTTTATAGAAACAATAAATTCATGTAACAAATTGTGGCTGTTGTTTGGATTTCACAGATTATACACATGCTACATAAACTAcgtaaaatacataaatcacTACCTTTCTCTCTCATGTCAACTTTTTTCAGTTTTCTCtccaatttctttaaaattatagaaatatttgtaaatcaCAAAGTACTCTGTTTGGTCCATCCTTTACCTCGCTGAGAAAAGTATCAGGTACCAGATGACAAGGTCGTTGCTTATTGGCTGTTGTACCAAGTGAGTTAAACAACCTCACAGAGTTGCAGAGTAAGTTTTAAGTTGACAAAACCTGCAAAATCCAGTCTGGGTTAATACATTTCTTTCAGGTTTAAACTCTGAATTATACGCGTGCACGTTATAAAAGCTGACGTTCGGCTTCTGTTCGCCTCCTATACTTTAGGCGGCAGTATAGAGTATGAAAGGCGTCTGTTACCTTAAAACCACCCGGCACACCACCGAAGAAGAAGTATAAACTGTACGCAAAAATGGCGTCCGATGTGACCAGCGGTGTTTCAGAAAACAAACGAAAGTTAGAGGAGGATGAAGACGAATGGGTTGGTCCTCTGCCCAGCGAGGCTACACAAACAAAGAAGAAGAAAGgtattgcttttatttttttgatcaAGTCTTGGCTTCAACAATTATATGCCGTTGTCTACTTATGCGAGGCATCATAGGCGCCTGTGCTAACTCCGGAGGAAAGCATGTGTTTATTATCCTTCAACACTGAACGtaaattgtataattttaatatttcgtTAACCCCGAAAGTGATTTGTGTTCTCTTTGCAGTTCTTGAGTACGAAAGAGTTTATTTGGACAATTTGCCCTCAGCCGCCATGTATGAAAGAAGTTACATGCACAGAGATGTTATAACACACATTGTTTGTACCAAGTAAGTCATCACCCTAGACATGATTTAAGTAGATTAGTGACCCCATATCAAGGGTAACTTGCATGTACTCATCAGCCGTAATATATTTTGCTTTGTTAAACCAAGCAACACAGCCatatctttttaatatacaaatatatgcCCTGACTAAATCATAAAATGGCTTACAACAATCTTATTATTATGTCATTAAATTGATTAAtaatgtgtatgttttgatatatAGCTCATGTAAACTGATGCAATGCTCACATGTACCATCCCAAAACAGATTTTATCATCACAGCGAGTCAAGACGGCCACGTGAAGTTTTGGAAGAAGAAGGAAGATGAGGGAATAGAGTTTGTAAAGCATCTCCGTAGTCACTTGGGTGAGTTTACTCTGGTGTCCGTCCTGTAACTAGATCTGCTCCTAGAGTGCTACAAGGGCAAACATCATTACTTATCAAAACAAACCCTAActttgcacctttaaattgcaAATTTAAATTgcaaatttaaaggtgcaatgtttacattttcggAGGATctatctcttgacaaaaatgctataTAGTATACATAGAAGTCCTTCCAGTGCACTTACCAAGTGTAGCATCCCTATGTGCTCTGATGGGGAGTGAACGGTGGACTGAGCCATAGACCCTTTACAGCTCACGTGATCAAAAAGCCTGCgcgcgcattttggcaacagaagtggtgttattcccaaatggttctaacgtgttagcaactcagaaagtttattataacagtttcccagcatcaaaatgtctggttgttgcatttggttgcactaatataatatacttatatatgtatatatgtatctggcaactttatttttggccatcagctaacgtcttctatccactccactatagtacacggatctggtagctgtgttgaaaaagttgataaaattaactttttaaataacttactgtttgtgttgcttcactgtTGATTCTTACAATACTTCCGTTGCCTAAATGTGCGCACATACGCTGCcatgtcatcattgtgtacgAACAGGAAAAGGGTCTATAGGTTACAATTCAGAACGTCAtcgctagatgctgctaaaatttacacgtTGCGTCCTTTAAGTTTTATCCTTTGGGAACCATCCAGAACACCCTTGCAACCATTTAACAACACCATGGCAACCACTGAAGATAGCTGCATTGTGGCTGTGCTTTTGTAGATGTGCAAAATGCAAATCACCCTCATTTACTtgagttgttttgttttgtttttgtctgtAGGTCAGGTCGAGTGCATTTCTGCGAGTGCTGAGGGTGCACTTTGCTGTTCTGTGGGAGATGATCGGGCTATGAAAGTTTTTGATGTGGTCAACTTTGACATGATCAACATGCTTAAACTTGGGTGAAATCTTGATCTTTTTCTTGGATTGGTCAGGCATATTAAAAGCTAACACTATATACAATGAAAAaattgattttcaagaaaaaaaaatcttggtatttttgtcttgttttcagtaaaaatatcaaaaaattcttaaattataaatcaagatgctttttcttgatgagcaaaacgacccaagaaaataagtctagtttttagaccaaaaatatctaatttaagtgattttgtgcataaaacaagcaaaaaaaaaatctgccaatggggtaagcaattttttcttgaatttagtgtttaagaaaaatgtttaaaggaacagtatgtaagaaatttatataagttaatcataaaatggccctgatatgtcactagacattaagaaatcattttcatttcaaatacttacatcactgacaacagtggtctggccaggatattgtcatttaaaaggtggtgttgcagccctcaactgatgtttatgttgtcattttgtgtattggccatcAGTTgcgtgattgcagtaccagtttttgccacaagttttgtgattgcaatataagttttggccacaatcctacatactgttcctttaagatttttttgcttaccccattggcagatttttttgcttgaatttttggatatttctaCTGTGAGCAGGACAAagatactaagatttttttcttaaatcattttttgcagtgtatattttgttattttatcatACACGTTTTTGTAATCTTaagcaaatgttttttattctaGCTTCCATCCGGGCCAGTGTGAGTGGATTTATAATCCAGGCGATGCCATTTCCACAGTCGCCTGTTCCGAGAAATCAACAGGGAAGATTTTCGTGTACGATGGTCGTGGAGGTAATCAGCCCCTGCACACGTTTGACAAGATGCACAACGCACCGTTGTCTCAAATCCGTCTGAATCCAAAGTATCGCGTCATCGTCTCGGCCGATAAAGCAGGCATGTTGGAATACTGGACGGGGCTCCCGAGTGAATTCAAATTTCCACGACAGGTGCAATGGGAGTTTAAGACGGACACGGACTTGTATGAGTTTGCCAAATGCCAAACATATCCAACCAGCCTGGCCTTCTCTCAAGACGGCAAGAAAATGGCCACAATCGCTGTTGACCGGAAAGTGAGGATTTTCCGTTTCCTGACTGGGAAGCTGATGAGAGTGTTCGATGAATCTTTAACGGtaaaatcatgtttaatatACAAATGTGTACAGGCAAaatcaaaaaatctaaattctcCCTTTTTTATATGattgatatatatttttaatgattaaaGGAAAATTCTAcagtagggatgcataacgatttaTCACGATTAgtagaataaaagttttgtttacatcatatatgtgtgtgaactcaactgtgtataatatttatgtatatatataaataagcacacatgaatgtaaaattttaagatttaaaaaaaaattatttatatataatataaatgatacataaatatacaaatgtatatacacatgtaaacattccttaaatatatacatgcatgtgtgtgcatttctCTATACAAAGTttttatacacagttcacacacctatataatgtaaacaaaaacttttattctgtcatagattaatcgcgataaatcgttatgcatccctattcTACAGGTTTAGAAATAGTTTCATTACATGGGAAAGACTGGCAAGGATATTGCTGTacagaaaaaataattattttgaagatttaaactacactaatatatatattttttgttatctTTGTCAATGGTAGATGTTCACAGAGCTCCAGCAGATGAGGCAGCAGTTGCCTGATATGGAGTTTGGGCGCAGAATGGCTGTAGAGCGAGAACTTGAAAAGGTGGACGGCATCAGACTGACCAGCATCATCTTTGATGAGACCGGACACTTTGTGCTTTACGGCACTATGCTGGGCATCAAGGTCATAAATGTGGAAACTAACAGGTATTTAAGCTCAAGCATATACAAAGCAAAAAATTGGACTAATTTCTTTAGATATTATTCTAATGATAAAAGACAGATGTGTCCGTAATCTTTGGTcaaaattagggctgcacgatttgggtaatttttcccattgcggttattgatgctaatattacGATGTGCGGTTGCgattataataaatggtatcatgagtcaacttgatgggttttaaggaaaatccacacacagtttagtgataatgctaaaatgtgtatttgttaaactagaaatgttttcgtattgccacgtgatgtagcaactgctcagtgtcagtaatccttaatccaaaataccgccatacaacagacgtcGAGGGTTTTTtcagctaccagatcactgccaatctcctctgcatccatcttcgctctggtatttcCGCGCTGCGCACACACAAGTGACGCCACACGCCACACACTTGCATGCCACacatgcactgccttttttgttcatttttctttctttttttaaacggcaaggaaaatcatcaaactgttatcagaaagtttgtgttaacacattccacagatttatttatttaatataattgcaacattttgctgtcatataatcgcacaggctgacatcgcaattgcgatgcgattaattgtgcagcactagtcaaaatataataaataacttcTCTTCTAAAAGAAGTTTTCTGCTTTCTTATGAGCTATTGGATAATCTAGCCCTTTACTATTGTCTAATAGCATTTTTCCACCGTGTGGTATGACGAGGCTTGGCACAGCTTGCTTtgctttgttttgcttttccactgcagtttattactttaaagTGGGTAGGATTATAGACTTTTCATTATAATTGCTTCTTTTTAAATCAGTCTACATTTGATAGTATCACCtgaaacattttaaagggatagtttacccaaaaatcatttactcaaacctgtataaatttgttctgctgaacacaaagatattttgaagaacgtttgtaaccaaacaCAGCAGAGGCCCCATTTACTTCCGtagcataatttttttctactattGAATAGGCATGGGCCGATTACCGGCttcaaggtataccgaggttttaaacagtcaaggtttcaaaaccactgaaatattctgtgataccgtctccaaggtatgagctgtgtttatacaaaattcattaaatcattaagtcatctgattgatttgtttacatttaatatacattacaaacatattatatgttttttgaaagcatattataatttaaaggctttaaatttacctggcatttaaaaaatgacacattttagtgttgcaatggcaataccgtaacaccgtgaaaccgtggtattttggctaaaggttatcataccgccagaatcttataccggcccatgcctactattgaagtcaatggtgccctaGATCtcctttgttctgctgaacgcaaatgaagatatttaaaaaaaatgtttgaaatgagttattccaaacctgtataaattacctaggactgtcacaatgattaaataatcgtctcatggcaattgtttgacctcatctcgataatttcagatcaccgcaatgattgcacatctctttaaaaaacacaagggggagctgcagtgccGGTATAAATCAGATGCCGCTCTttggtcctgtcccaaatggcacactccggacttgtggtcctcctcagagtccacactttgatgacatcacgtagtccagactttagggacccttaataCGAGTCCACGCGGGTGcaacggagtcgtattttgggacagactcgagcgtcacaccggaaataggtagagaagttgcctgtcagtgtgagctcctcccttccgtcgtctgattggtctgattgctctttcgcaaggacttctgggttggtaaagtgcgcgaagcctgctgcagtgcgggcttcgctgaagaccgcatcaagggggcaaaggaggcgctgatgagcacacttcaaagcgtaaaaatgacagatgggacaccctacggactcgtggactaagcgagcgcacgcaatttaaggccacgagaccgaaagtccacatgaagtgcgccatttgggacagggcctttaactgacagtgtaactcAAAAAAATCTAAGCCatagccattcaatacagtgaaaaaaacaaactgCAAAACTTTTAACTGCCaggaaaaacatacatttccaaaacaacaattccaaatttagggaagtgaaagatgctattcttaaggatctgtaaggatttattttttttgcagccactacagacatgtggtccagtagcctactaatatgaccttagaaGGATCATGTTTGAAAATtattcatgaacaaacaaacaaaaaattatgtgaattAAATGGCAAAGCAATAAAACCGATAATTAATCGTCATATTTCCAAAGCCCTAAAcgggcaattaatcgtcataatcctCACAGTTTATTAGTCAATttaccgtcagccaaatttcataatcgtgacagccctaattacaTTGTAAGTGATGACATAACTttcatttttggtgaactatccctttaatagcaGCACAAAACTGATCACTTTCTTCATTGTCATTTGTCACTCAGGTGTGTGAGGATCCTGGGGAAACAGGAGAACATTCGTGTGGTGCAGCTGAGTCTGTTTCAAGGTGTAGCTAAGACCATGAAGGCAGCTCCAACCATTGAGATGAAAGCCTCGGACAACCCAGCCTTGCAGAACTATGATTCAGACCCAACCATCTTCTGCACGGCCTTCAAGAAGAATCGCTTTTACATGGTACAGTGTCACTTGTTTTCATAAGTATTTGTCATTTGTGACCCTAGACCTAGAGCCCTACAAGCCCGTCGGGGCCCAACAGGCTAAGTCCATTTTACAGACTCGGGCTTATTTTAGCGTCTCtcctcgtgtgtgtgtgtgtttgcctgTGTAGCAGAGACAGCGCGCATctgaggctatgtttacattaatgtgtttatcctttaaaacgcgttacttttgctacgtttacacCTTTCGTTTACACTacaccaccgttttcgaccatcataaacggattcgttcgcaaacgctaCAGACCCTgatttagtttgagaactcagacgttgcgctTCAGTGTAAATGACATagatggagtcttatgtaaacaaacagctcatgttaacgtgacagcgcatcattttcaaagtaaaaattatttttattcaggtgaatggaggtttgcaatggaggttttgccaaaaatagtaaacatctaccaaccagctattataaacgctatatcagattgttttatgtatccttatagatcagtggttttcaatcttGTCCTAGGGGACCCACTgccctgcacattttgcatgtctcccttatCTAACACACCTcattcaaatcatcagctcattaaggGAGAGATCCATGAACAGAACTGGGTGTGTCAGTtaagggagacatacaaaatatgcagagcTGTGGGTCCCCTAGGACaagattgaaaaccactgttatagataatgtctgttttatatttatgtttgagtattgttgggtttgaatattgttgtaatgttgtttatgttttgtttaaatttagttagcttattacgaaagatagaccgTAATTTACAtgccatatagggcgttgtaaaggtcaatttgaagggagaattgtaatgggtcagatattattttcgagtttaatttaactttttcttgctactttaaaatgaatttcgttttatataatttgtctcttaattttaatcgatgttttgatgataagttttgtgaatataaattaataaaaacaaaaaaatcaacgtcatattaatatttaatgctcgtttagccgattgcgctttttactat contains the following coding sequences:
- the ppwd1 gene encoding peptidylprolyl isomerase domain and WD repeat-containing protein 1 — translated: MASDVTSGVSENKRKLEEDEDEWVGPLPSEATQTKKKKVLEYERVYLDNLPSAAMYERSYMHRDVITHIVCTKTDFIITASQDGHVKFWKKKEDEGIEFVKHLRSHLGQVECISASAEGALCCSVGDDRAMKVFDVVNFDMINMLKLGFHPGQCEWIYNPGDAISTVACSEKSTGKIFVYDGRGGNQPLHTFDKMHNAPLSQIRLNPKYRVIVSADKAGMLEYWTGLPSEFKFPRQVQWEFKTDTDLYEFAKCQTYPTSLAFSQDGKKMATIAVDRKVRIFRFLTGKLMRVFDESLTMFTELQQMRQQLPDMEFGRRMAVERELEKVDGIRLTSIIFDETGHFVLYGTMLGIKVINVETNRCVRILGKQENIRVVQLSLFQGVAKTMKAAPTIEMKASDNPALQNYDSDPTIFCTAFKKNRFYMFTKREPEDTKSAESDRDIFNEKPSKEEVMAATQAEGPKRVSDSAIIHTTMGDIHIKLFPVECPKTVENFCVHSRNGYYNGHIFHRVIKGFMIQTGDPTGTGMGGESIWGGEFEDEFHATLRHDRPYTLSMANGGPGTNGSQFFITVVPTPWLDNKHTVFGRTAKGMEVVQRISNVKVNPKTDKPYEDISIINITVK